One window of candidate division KSB1 bacterium genomic DNA carries:
- a CDS encoding glycosyl hydrolase encodes MKQTMTLLCLAGALVGLILIFVPETPLGPPINGGEVRREPTPPGHPVNGGESEAEEEQRRMLAPSDWFLQQRTWPRGELNRPAIEQARAQALGLQRRGVRTLDDSWTFAGPTNVGGRVTALAVHPSAPDTVYAGAAIGGVLKSTNGGLNWTTVFEEDFALSIGALAVDPQHATWVWVGTGEANASGDSYGGNGVYLSQDGGRTWQHKGLEATRHIGKLAVDPANSNRVFVAAAGENVGTNPERGVYRTTDGGTSWERVLYLTDSTACIDVAVNPVHADTVYAVMWERVRRPWNRQAGGLTSGIWRSTNGGDTWSELITGLPHTTTVGRGGIAVSPVNPQRLYAVYANDPGSILGTYRSDNAGNSWTTVANPSGSFYSTFGWYFGQVWAHPTNQNTVFVQGVQMFRSTNSGSSWTTRFGDAHVDHHALWINPANANTMIDGHDGGINVSTNGGTSSTMSVDLPITQFYAITSDPQLPQRLYGGTQDNSTPRTLTGAVNDWDVLYGGDGFYCLVDPRDSDVIYAESQYGGLSKSLDGGLSWDYLGSDFDLDRINWNMPVVMSAQDPDVLYVGTYRVWKSVNGGLTWTAISGDLTGGPGPGGLVFGTVTTISASPADAQVVYAGTDDARVWVTTNGGGAWTNISAGLPQLWCTRVAAHPDSGGVVYVTFSGYKYEDYLPHVLRSGDYGGTWADVGAGLPEGPVNDVIVDPDFPNYVYVATDFGIYYTPNWGAEWLPVGTGLPTSSVYDLELTTGTPRYLVAGTHGRSMWRHPVPSSAPAAPTELVMSDDGMLRWQSVAGATSYSVYGAPHVDSTGSLLVAGVLDTVWTDLLFGGRPATYLYFVRAAR; translated from the coding sequence ATGAAACAGACGATGACGTTGCTGTGTCTGGCGGGCGCGCTGGTGGGGTTGATTCTGATATTTGTTCCCGAGACCCCCCTTGGCCCCCCCATAAATGGGGGGGAAGTGAGACGGGAACCCACCCCTCCTGGCCACCCCGTGAACGGAGGGGAATCCGAGGCGGAGGAGGAGCAGCGGCGCATGCTGGCGCCTTCCGATTGGTTTTTGCAGCAGCGGACGTGGCCGCGGGGCGAGCTGAATCGCCCCGCGATAGAACAGGCGCGCGCGCAGGCGCTCGGCTTGCAGCGGCGCGGGGTGCGGACGCTGGACGATAGTTGGACGTTTGCCGGACCGACGAACGTGGGAGGGCGGGTGACGGCGCTGGCGGTGCATCCGTCGGCACCGGACACGGTGTACGCGGGCGCGGCGATTGGCGGAGTTCTGAAATCGACGAACGGGGGATTGAATTGGACGACGGTATTTGAAGAGGATTTTGCGTTGTCGATCGGGGCGCTGGCGGTGGATCCGCAGCACGCGACGTGGGTATGGGTGGGGACGGGCGAGGCGAACGCGAGCGGCGACAGCTACGGCGGGAACGGGGTCTATTTAAGTCAGGACGGCGGCCGGACGTGGCAGCACAAGGGCTTAGAGGCGACGCGGCATATCGGGAAGCTCGCGGTGGATCCGGCAAATTCGAATCGGGTATTCGTGGCGGCGGCGGGCGAGAATGTGGGGACGAATCCGGAGCGCGGGGTGTATCGCACGACGGATGGCGGGACGAGTTGGGAGCGGGTGTTGTACTTAACGGATTCGACGGCGTGCATTGACGTGGCGGTGAATCCGGTTCATGCGGACACGGTTTATGCGGTGATGTGGGAGCGGGTGCGGCGGCCGTGGAACCGGCAGGCGGGGGGGCTAACGAGCGGGATCTGGCGCAGCACGAACGGGGGGGATACGTGGTCGGAGTTGATCACCGGGCTGCCGCATACGACGACGGTGGGTCGCGGGGGGATCGCGGTGTCGCCGGTAAATCCGCAGCGGTTGTATGCGGTGTACGCGAACGATCCGGGGAGCATTCTCGGGACGTATCGCAGCGATAATGCGGGCAACAGTTGGACGACGGTGGCGAATCCGAGCGGGAGTTTTTACAGCACCTTCGGCTGGTATTTCGGTCAGGTTTGGGCGCATCCGACGAATCAGAATACGGTCTTTGTGCAGGGGGTGCAGATGTTCCGCAGCACGAACAGCGGTTCCAGCTGGACGACGCGCTTCGGCGATGCGCATGTGGATCATCACGCGTTGTGGATCAATCCGGCGAACGCGAACACGATGATCGACGGTCACGACGGCGGGATCAATGTTTCGACGAATGGCGGCACGTCTTCGACGATGTCGGTGGATTTGCCGATCACGCAATTTTATGCGATCACGTCCGATCCGCAGTTGCCGCAGCGGTTGTACGGCGGGACGCAGGACAACAGCACGCCGCGCACGTTGACGGGGGCGGTGAATGACTGGGATGTGTTGTACGGCGGCGACGGATTTTATTGTCTGGTCGATCCGCGGGACAGCGACGTGATCTATGCGGAGTCGCAATACGGCGGACTCAGCAAGTCGCTGGATGGGGGATTGAGCTGGGACTACCTCGGCTCGGATTTCGATTTGGACCGGATTAATTGGAACATGCCGGTGGTGATGTCGGCGCAGGATCCGGACGTGCTGTATGTGGGGACGTATCGCGTGTGGAAGTCGGTGAACGGGGGGCTGACCTGGACGGCGATTTCGGGTGATTTGACGGGCGGTCCGGGGCCGGGTGGCCTCGTGTTCGGCACGGTGACGACGATCTCGGCGAGTCCGGCGGATGCCCAGGTCGTCTATGCGGGGACGGACGATGCGCGGGTGTGGGTGACGACGAACGGCGGCGGAGCGTGGACGAACATCAGCGCGGGGCTGCCGCAGCTGTGGTGTACGCGAGTGGCCGCGCATCCGGATTCGGGGGGGGTGGTGTATGTGACGTTTTCGGGATACAAATACGAGGATTACCTGCCGCACGTTCTGCGCAGCGGCGATTACGGCGGGACGTGGGCGGATGTGGGAGCGGGCTTGCCGGAGGGGCCGGTGAACGATGTAATTGTCGATCCGGACTTTCCGAATTATGTTTATGTGGCGACGGATTTCGGGATCTATTACACGCCGAACTGGGGCGCGGAGTGGTTGCCGGTGGGAACGGGCCTGCCGACGAGCAGCGTCTATGATTTGGAGCTGACGACGGGGACTCCGCGCTATCTCGTGGCGGGTACGCACGGGCGCTCGATGTGGCGGCATCCGGTGCCGTCCTCCGCGCCGGCGGCGCCGACGGAATTGGTCATGTCAGACGACGGCATGTTGCGCTGGCAATCGGTGGCGGGTGCGACGAGCTACAGCGTGTATGGCGCGCCGCATGTGGATTCGACGGGCAGTCTGCTGGTGGCGGGCGTGCTCGATACGGTATGGACGGACTTGCTGTTCGGGGGTCGTCCCGCGACGTACTTATATTTTGTGCGGGCGGCGAGGTGA
- the bshB1 gene encoding bacillithiol biosynthesis deacetylase BshB1 has product MFEAVETKVDVLAIGAHPDDIELCCAGTLLRLKSLGYSIGLVDMTRGERGTRGTPELRAAEANAALGSLGFAFRENLDLGDMHIRDTDERRRHVVECIRRHQPRLIFTQYFHDRHPDHEGTAQVVKNAVFLAGAANFDAAGEPHVAKRLLYWPASWVHDVNVFVDVSEFYAGKIAAAQCYRSQFYDPGSSDPETQLSRQSFWADMETRHRNFGLQIGVQYAEAFFMREKIRVDDPVATLAR; this is encoded by the coding sequence ATGTTTGAAGCGGTCGAGACGAAGGTGGATGTGCTGGCGATTGGGGCGCATCCGGATGATATTGAGTTGTGCTGCGCGGGGACGCTGTTGCGGCTAAAGTCACTGGGCTATTCGATTGGTCTGGTGGATATGACGCGGGGTGAGCGCGGGACACGCGGGACGCCGGAGCTTCGCGCGGCGGAGGCGAACGCGGCGCTTGGCAGTCTGGGGTTTGCGTTTCGCGAGAATCTGGATTTGGGGGACATGCACATCCGGGACACGGATGAGCGCCGGCGGCACGTGGTGGAGTGCATTCGGCGGCACCAGCCAAGGCTGATATTTACGCAGTATTTTCACGACCGTCATCCCGATCACGAGGGGACGGCGCAGGTGGTGAAGAACGCGGTGTTTCTGGCGGGGGCGGCGAACTTTGACGCGGCGGGGGAGCCGCATGTGGCGAAGCGGCTGTTGTACTGGCCGGCCTCGTGGGTTCACGATGTAAACGTGTTCGTGGATGTGAGCGAATTTTACGCGGGGAAGATCGCGGCGGCGCAATGCTACAGGTCGCAGTTCTACGATCCGGGTTCGAGCGATCCGGAGACGCAGTTGTCGCGGCAGAGTTTTTGGGCGGACATGGAGACGCGGCACCGCAACTTTGGGTTGCAAATCGGCGTCCAATACGCGGAGGCATTTTTCATGCGCGAGAAGATCCGGGTCGATGATCCCGTGGCGACGCTGGCGCGGTGA
- a CDS encoding S8 family serine peptidase codes for MKSLTCLLALLAVFALAFGDAPKVKIEKLDDLPRHLYKIDVKAAELLDNDAALLKLAKEVEANLKADLDKFDIQDKTTLKGMWADLGSIALIEGRYDDYLKGLELRKSLEDKEASRYTTGLFMRAFIAAKQSGDTDFAGALKRELEKLVKDLPYEVCEANLKSAKGSAEIVSKDLLVGQINSAIQPTLDGSKGEMSQDIATGLLSQAVSARNLIPYKQVIVEVYSAWIDAHATALKPDIWEARDVTLTPQEGKDPVVVGVWDSGVDVEIFLPKQQVWTNSREVADNNKDDDGNGYIDDVHGIAYSLHSEKEIPLLYNVGDVSQDRPRLQRLIKGFSDLQSSVDSEESQELKVMMSKLPADSVKPFIEGIAKYGNYSHGTHVAGIAAKGNPFVRLLTSRITFDYHMIPETPTKELARAEAKANAEAIAYFKQNGVRVVNMSWGGSLRSVEEALEQNNAGGSVDERKQLAREIFEISKDGLFEAMKGAPEILFVVSAGNSNSDNEFEEFMPSSFVLPNMLTVGAVDQAGDETSFTSFGKTEVYANGFEVLSYVPGGDQIKYNGTSMSSPNVTNLAAKLLARNAKLNPTQLRELIINGSEERKSGDRIFRLINPRRSMELLAAGK; via the coding sequence ATGAAGAGTCTGACATGCTTGCTGGCACTGCTGGCGGTGTTTGCGCTGGCCTTTGGCGATGCGCCGAAGGTGAAGATTGAGAAATTGGACGATCTGCCGCGGCATCTGTACAAGATTGACGTGAAGGCGGCGGAGCTGCTGGATAACGATGCGGCGCTGTTGAAGTTGGCCAAGGAGGTCGAGGCCAATCTCAAGGCGGACCTGGACAAGTTTGACATTCAGGATAAGACGACGCTGAAGGGGATGTGGGCGGATCTGGGTTCGATCGCGCTGATCGAAGGTCGTTATGACGATTACCTCAAGGGTCTCGAGCTGCGTAAGTCGCTGGAGGACAAGGAGGCGAGTCGCTACACGACGGGGCTATTCATGCGGGCTTTTATCGCGGCGAAGCAGTCCGGCGACACAGATTTCGCGGGAGCGCTGAAGCGCGAGCTGGAAAAGCTGGTGAAGGACCTGCCCTACGAGGTATGTGAAGCGAATCTCAAGTCGGCGAAGGGTTCCGCGGAAATCGTGTCGAAGGATTTGTTAGTCGGGCAGATCAATTCGGCGATCCAGCCGACGCTGGATGGCTCGAAGGGCGAGATGAGTCAGGATATTGCGACGGGGCTGTTAAGTCAGGCGGTGTCGGCGCGGAATCTGATTCCGTACAAGCAGGTGATTGTGGAGGTCTATAGTGCGTGGATCGACGCGCATGCGACGGCCTTGAAGCCGGACATTTGGGAAGCGCGCGACGTGACTTTGACGCCGCAGGAGGGCAAGGATCCGGTGGTGGTGGGGGTTTGGGATTCCGGTGTAGATGTTGAGATATTTCTGCCGAAGCAGCAGGTGTGGACGAACAGCAGGGAAGTCGCGGATAACAACAAGGACGACGACGGCAACGGTTACATCGACGACGTGCACGGGATTGCGTATTCGCTGCACTCGGAGAAGGAGATTCCGTTGTTGTACAACGTGGGCGACGTGTCGCAGGATCGTCCGCGCTTGCAGCGGCTGATCAAGGGTTTTTCGGATTTGCAGTCGAGTGTGGACAGTGAGGAGTCGCAGGAGCTGAAGGTGATGATGAGCAAGCTGCCGGCGGATTCGGTGAAGCCGTTCATTGAGGGCATCGCGAAGTACGGGAATTACTCGCACGGGACGCACGTGGCGGGGATCGCGGCGAAGGGCAATCCGTTTGTGCGGTTGCTGACGTCGCGGATCACGTTTGACTATCACATGATTCCGGAGACGCCGACGAAGGAGCTGGCGCGGGCGGAGGCGAAGGCGAATGCCGAGGCGATCGCGTATTTCAAGCAGAACGGCGTGCGCGTGGTGAACATGAGCTGGGGCGGGTCGCTGCGTTCGGTGGAAGAGGCGCTGGAGCAGAATAACGCGGGCGGGTCGGTGGACGAGCGCAAGCAGTTGGCACGGGAGATATTTGAGATCAGCAAGGACGGGCTGTTTGAAGCGATGAAAGGCGCGCCGGAGATTTTGTTCGTGGTGTCGGCGGGCAATTCGAACAGTGACAACGAATTCGAGGAGTTCATGCCGAGTTCGTTCGTGCTGCCGAACATGTTGACGGTGGGCGCGGTGGATCAGGCCGGCGACGAGACGAGCTTTACGAGTTTCGGCAAGACGGAAGTCTATGCCAACGGGTTTGAAGTGTTGAGCTATGTTCCCGGCGGCGATCAGATCAAGTACAACGGGACGTCGATGTCGTCGCCCAACGTGACGAATCTCGCGGCGAAGTTGCTGGCCAGGAATGCGAAGCTGAATCCGACGCAATTGCGGGAGCTGATTATCAACGGCAGCGAAGAGCGCAAGTCGGGCGATCGAATATTCCGATTGATCAATCCGCGGCGTTCGATGGAATTGCTGGCGGCGGGGAAGTAG
- the bshA gene encoding N-acetyl-alpha-D-glucosaminyl L-malate synthase BshA, whose amino-acid sequence MNIGIVCYPTHGGSGVVASELGLALADRGHNVHFFSTARPFRLPGFKPNVFFHEVPVVHYSLFEHTPYTLTISSTLYEAAELHGLDVIHAHYAIPHAAAALMAKQMGGGRPPIVTTLHGTDITLVGSHPAYLPTVRWAINESDAVTAVSQHLAAETHQRLGVTREIDVVYNFVDGAIYRRQPCSVERKLFSLAGEPLIMHISNFRPVKRIGDLIEAFIKVRKQAKCRMLLVGDGPERTRAEQDARRAGVLGDVVFLGNQVAVNELLGIADIYFLPSENESFGLSALEAMASEAPVVATKIGGLPEVVKEGETGFLCDLGDTDTMAARILQLVEDGELRRTMGQAARRRALTEFPQDKIVPQYEAVYSRIAKG is encoded by the coding sequence ATGAACATCGGCATTGTTTGCTATCCGACGCATGGCGGTTCGGGAGTGGTGGCCTCGGAGTTGGGGTTGGCGCTGGCGGATCGCGGGCATAACGTGCATTTCTTTTCGACGGCGCGGCCATTCCGCTTGCCCGGATTTAAGCCGAACGTATTCTTTCACGAAGTGCCGGTGGTGCATTACTCGCTGTTTGAGCACACGCCGTACACGTTGACGATTTCCTCGACGTTGTACGAGGCGGCGGAGTTGCACGGGTTGGATGTGATCCACGCGCACTATGCGATTCCGCATGCGGCGGCGGCGCTGATGGCGAAGCAGATGGGCGGCGGTCGGCCGCCGATCGTGACGACGCTGCACGGGACGGATATTACGCTGGTGGGTTCGCATCCGGCCTATTTGCCGACGGTGCGGTGGGCGATCAATGAATCGGATGCGGTGACGGCGGTGTCGCAGCATCTGGCGGCGGAGACGCATCAGCGGTTGGGCGTGACGCGCGAGATTGACGTGGTGTATAATTTTGTGGATGGCGCGATCTACCGTCGTCAGCCGTGTTCGGTGGAGCGCAAGCTGTTTTCGCTGGCGGGCGAACCGCTGATTATGCATATCTCGAATTTTCGTCCGGTGAAGCGGATCGGAGATTTGATCGAGGCGTTTATCAAGGTGCGGAAGCAGGCGAAGTGCCGGATGCTGCTGGTGGGGGACGGGCCGGAGCGCACGCGGGCGGAGCAGGACGCGCGGCGGGCGGGGGTGCTGGGCGACGTGGTTTTTCTGGGCAACCAGGTAGCGGTGAATGAGTTGCTGGGGATTGCGGACATCTATTTTCTGCCGTCGGAGAATGAGTCGTTCGGGCTGTCGGCGCTGGAGGCGATGGCCAGTGAAGCGCCGGTGGTGGCGACGAAGATCGGTGGTTTGCCTGAAGTTGTGAAGGAAGGGGAGACGGGGTTTCTGTGTGATTTGGGTGACACGGACACGATGGCGGCGCGAATCTTGCAGTTAGTCGAAGACGGGGAATTACGCCGGACGATGGGGCAGGCGGCCCGCCGGCGCGCCTTGACCGAATTCCCGCAGGACAAGATCGTGCCGCAGTACGAGGCGGTTTACTCGCGGATCGCGAAGGGGTGA
- a CDS encoding OsmC family peroxiredoxin codes for MKRKASAHWQGGLKAGMGTVSSESGALQHTPYAFHNRFENEPGTNPEELIAAAHAGCFAMALAGALEKAGMTAEALDVTATVTLEFVDGAPTVTASHLDLVAKIPGADAAQFKAAADGAKAGCPISRLLKAAITLDAKLK; via the coding sequence ATGAAGCGCAAGGCAAGCGCGCATTGGCAGGGCGGCCTCAAGGCCGGCATGGGTACGGTATCGTCGGAGAGCGGCGCGCTGCAGCATACGCCGTACGCATTTCACAATCGATTTGAGAATGAGCCGGGGACGAATCCGGAAGAGCTGATCGCGGCGGCGCACGCGGGGTGTTTTGCGATGGCGCTGGCCGGCGCGCTGGAAAAAGCCGGGATGACGGCGGAAGCGTTGGATGTGACGGCGACCGTGACACTCGAATTCGTGGATGGTGCGCCGACGGTCACGGCGTCGCATCTCGATCTGGTGGCGAAGATTCCGGGCGCGGATGCGGCGCAGTTCAAGGCGGCAGCGGATGGCGCGAAAGCGGGCTGTCCGATTTCGCGACTGTTGAAGGCGGCGATTACCTTGGACGCGAAACTGAAATAG
- a CDS encoding GNAT family N-acetyltransferase, with amino-acid sequence MTPPETARLKLRELTLDDVDNLHSIVGSPLAMRWYPKVYSRAEAQEWIERQFRRYVVGGCGLWACELKATGEFVGTCGPCWQPVDEVYELEVGYLLVPIHWGQGYATEAARACLAWSFEHYPVPRVISLIRPENTPSWKVAQRNGLTVWKETMWHDLLHQVWRVDRNSEIGN; translated from the coding sequence GTGACTCCCCCCGAAACCGCGAGACTGAAGCTGCGCGAGCTGACGCTCGACGACGTCGATAATCTGCACAGCATTGTCGGCAGTCCGTTAGCGATGCGCTGGTATCCGAAGGTCTATTCCCGGGCGGAGGCGCAGGAGTGGATCGAGCGGCAGTTCAGGCGTTACGTGGTGGGCGGCTGCGGACTGTGGGCCTGTGAATTGAAGGCCACGGGCGAGTTCGTCGGTACGTGCGGTCCGTGCTGGCAGCCGGTGGACGAGGTGTATGAACTCGAAGTCGGCTATCTGTTGGTGCCGATACACTGGGGTCAGGGCTACGCCACGGAGGCGGCACGGGCGTGCCTGGCGTGGAGCTTCGAGCACTATCCGGTGCCGCGTGTGATCTCGCTGATTCGTCCGGAGAATACGCCATCGTGGAAAGTCGCGCAGCGAAACGGGCTGACGGTGTGGAAGGAGACGATGTGGCACGACCTGTTGCATCAGGTGTGGCGGGTGGACAGAAACTCGGAAATAGGGAATTAG
- a CDS encoding GNAT family N-acetyltransferase — MKEVKVIIETHRLRLRELVPGDLDNIMRMFGDAATMRFLPGVQTREEGAAWIAAQRERYVTDRCGYWACELSGTGQFIGYAGLNKQEVNGRAELRISHMFLPAFEHGGYAGEALRGCLNYGFEKFKIMQIVALIPSDNELSVRVAQRVGMTLGKTTVYKESVHGIWGVQRRG; from the coding sequence ATGAAGGAAGTGAAAGTCATTATCGAGACCCATCGGCTGCGCTTGCGCGAGCTGGTCCCGGGCGATCTCGACAATATCATGAGGATGTTCGGCGACGCGGCGACGATGCGGTTCTTGCCGGGCGTGCAGACGCGCGAAGAAGGCGCGGCGTGGATTGCCGCTCAGCGCGAGCGCTATGTGACGGACCGTTGCGGTTATTGGGCCTGCGAACTGAGCGGGACAGGGCAGTTCATCGGCTATGCCGGGCTGAACAAGCAGGAGGTTAACGGCCGCGCGGAACTGCGGATCAGCCACATGTTCCTGCCGGCGTTCGAGCACGGCGGCTATGCGGGTGAGGCGCTGCGGGGCTGTCTCAATTATGGATTTGAGAAGTTCAAGATTATGCAGATTGTCGCGCTGATCCCCTCGGACAATGAGCTCTCGGTCCGCGTGGCGCAGCGCGTCGGCATGACGCTGGGCAAGACAACCGTGTACAAGGAATCGGTGCACGGGATTTGGGGTGTGCAGAGACGGGGGTAG
- a CDS encoding phosphomannomutase/phosphoglucomutase, with amino-acid sequence MINPNIFREYDIRGVVADDLPTAVVVQLGKGIGTYMRGKGAKRITLGRDGRLSSERIQHDLQDGLLATGLEITDVGMCPTPVLYFSIQHLGVDGGIMITGSHNPPEFNGIKMTLGKTSIFGPMIQEIRERIDAQAFAVSASRAPVQTYEVLDPYVTWLSRNLKLDRAVRVGMDSGNGVGGLVAPQIFRAIGATVYDIFTEVDGRFPNHHPDPTVERNLTALKQLVAEKGLEVGVGFDGDADRLGVIDQHGTPIWGDQLMVLFARSILRHHPGAAIIADVKSSDNFFADVQRHGGRPIMWKTGHALIKSKLWEESAVLAGEMSGHFFFNDRYFGFDDGIYSACRLAEIVSQLDKPLHEELADLPRTYSTPEIRVDCPDDVKFGLVEKVKSTFKRKGHETFDLDGVRVRFSDGWGLVRASNTQPTLVLRFEANSEAGLQQIDHDIRDVLANEGGFTFDEKSGGH; translated from the coding sequence ATGATCAATCCCAACATTTTTCGAGAGTATGATATTCGCGGCGTGGTCGCGGATGATTTGCCGACCGCGGTGGTCGTGCAACTGGGCAAGGGAATCGGCACATACATGCGCGGTAAGGGTGCGAAGCGGATAACGCTGGGGCGCGACGGCCGGCTCTCGAGCGAGCGGATCCAGCATGATCTGCAGGACGGATTGCTGGCGACGGGTTTGGAAATCACGGATGTGGGAATGTGCCCGACGCCGGTACTCTATTTCTCGATCCAGCATCTCGGCGTGGACGGCGGGATCATGATCACCGGTTCGCACAATCCGCCGGAGTTCAACGGGATCAAAATGACGCTGGGCAAGACGTCGATCTTCGGGCCGATGATTCAGGAGATTCGCGAGCGGATCGACGCGCAAGCGTTTGCGGTGAGTGCGTCCCGCGCTCCGGTGCAGACGTACGAAGTGCTCGATCCGTATGTGACGTGGCTGTCGCGGAATCTGAAGCTGGATCGCGCGGTGCGCGTGGGGATGGATTCGGGCAACGGCGTCGGCGGTCTGGTGGCGCCGCAGATTTTTCGCGCGATTGGCGCGACGGTGTATGACATTTTCACGGAGGTCGATGGGCGGTTTCCGAATCATCATCCCGATCCGACGGTGGAGCGGAATCTGACCGCATTGAAGCAGTTGGTGGCTGAGAAGGGCCTCGAAGTCGGCGTAGGCTTTGACGGCGACGCGGACCGGCTCGGTGTGATCGATCAGCACGGCACGCCGATCTGGGGCGATCAGTTGATGGTGCTGTTCGCGCGGTCGATCCTGCGGCATCATCCGGGCGCGGCGATCATTGCGGATGTGAAATCCAGCGACAATTTTTTTGCCGACGTGCAGCGGCATGGCGGTCGTCCGATCATGTGGAAGACGGGGCACGCGCTGATCAAGAGCAAGTTGTGGGAGGAAAGCGCGGTGCTGGCGGGCGAGATGAGCGGGCATTTCTTTTTCAATGACCGCTATTTCGGGTTTGATGACGGGATCTATTCCGCGTGCCGGTTGGCGGAAATTGTGAGCCAGCTCGACAAGCCGTTGCACGAGGAGCTGGCCGATCTGCCGCGGACCTACAGCACGCCGGAAATTCGCGTGGATTGTCCCGACGATGTGAAATTCGGGTTGGTGGAAAAGGTGAAGTCCACGTTCAAGCGGAAGGGCCACGAGACGTTCGATCTGGACGGCGTGCGCGTGCGGTTCAGCGATGGTTGGGGTCTGGTGCGCGCCTCGAATACGCAGCCGACGTTGGTGCTGCGGTTTGAGGCGAACTCGGAAGCCGGCTTGCAGCAAATTGATCACGACATCCGCGACGTGCTCGCGAACGAGGGCGGGTTCACGTTTGACGAGAAGTCGGGCGGGCACTGA
- the rfaD gene encoding ADP-glyceromanno-heptose 6-epimerase: protein MILITGSAGFIGSAIAAFLNRQGRADLVLCDTLGTGEKWQNLVGLKFAEIIAPSELFAALATRRDIETVIHMGACSATTETDADYLLANNTQFSSRLCRWSLENGARFIYASSAATYGDGALGFSDDPELTFKLKPLNAYGFSKWLFDCEVVKNRWHEQVCGLRFFNVFGPNEYHKESMASVVYRAFPLAAREGRVRLFESYREGIPHGEQRRDFVYIDDSLAVIDYLLKRPSVHGIFNVGSGIAHSFNELARGVFAGLGIAGRIEYFPMPEELRDRYQYYTVADLSRLTAAGFARLPDRFEEHVARYVREYLRPGLKQWQDGKREGG, encoded by the coding sequence ATGATCCTAATTACCGGTTCGGCCGGTTTTATTGGCAGTGCGATAGCGGCGTTTCTGAATCGACAGGGGCGCGCCGACCTCGTGTTGTGCGACACGCTGGGGACGGGGGAGAAGTGGCAGAATCTTGTCGGACTGAAGTTCGCGGAGATCATTGCGCCGTCGGAGTTGTTCGCGGCGCTGGCGACGCGGCGGGACATTGAGACGGTGATTCACATGGGCGCGTGTTCGGCGACGACCGAGACGGATGCGGATTACTTGCTCGCGAATAACACGCAGTTTTCGTCGCGGCTGTGCCGCTGGTCATTGGAAAACGGTGCGCGATTTATTTATGCGAGTTCGGCGGCGACATACGGCGACGGCGCGTTGGGTTTTTCCGATGATCCGGAGCTGACGTTCAAGCTGAAGCCGCTCAATGCGTACGGTTTTTCGAAGTGGCTGTTCGATTGCGAGGTGGTGAAGAACCGCTGGCACGAGCAGGTTTGCGGACTGCGCTTTTTCAATGTATTCGGTCCGAACGAGTATCACAAGGAGTCGATGGCGAGCGTGGTCTATCGCGCGTTTCCGCTGGCTGCGCGGGAAGGTCGTGTGCGGTTGTTCGAGTCGTACCGGGAGGGGATTCCGCACGGCGAGCAGCGGCGGGATTTTGTGTACATCGATGATTCGCTGGCGGTGATTGACTATCTGCTCAAGCGACCATCGGTGCACGGGATCTTCAATGTGGGCTCGGGGATCGCGCACAGCTTCAACGAGCTGGCGCGGGGGGTGTTCGCGGGGTTGGGGATCGCAGGCCGAATTGAGTATTTTCCGATGCCGGAGGAGCTTCGGGACCGCTACCAGTACTATACGGTAGCGGACCTGTCGCGGCTGACGGCGGCGGGGTTTGCGCGGCTGCCGGACCGTTTTGAAGAGCACGTTGCCCGCTATGTCCGGGAGTACTTGCGGCCGGGGCTGAAGCAGTGGCAGGACGGGAAGCGGGAGGGGGGATGA